The segment CGGGTACATGTACCGGGACCGGGTCCCGGAGGGAGAAGGGATGGTCTTTCTTCTTCCTTCGCTGGACATCCATCCGTTCTGGATGAAGAACTGCCGCACGCACCTCGACATCATCTGGCTCGACGAGAACTGGCGCATCGTGCACATCGCGGCCGACGTCCCTCCCTGCAAGGAGGACCCGTGTCCGACCTACTCCTCCATGCAGAAGAGCCACTTCGTGCTGGAGGTCGCCCCCGGCGGGGCGGCCAGACTCGAGCTGAAGAAGGGTGACCACATTACCTACCTTCCTCCGCCCACCGGGGGAGCGTAGACCGTTCAGTTTCATTTGATCTGTTTCAGGCCCAAGTTGTGTGTCCGTGACGACACATACCCCACGATATAGGGGCCACCCCGCCTGGCCCATGCATCTTGCGGTTCGTGGTCAGGCGGTACCCTAACTCCAAGCGAAATAGCGACTAAGGAAATTGATGCCGCGCGGTCGGCGACACTACGGCTCGCGGTGGTTCTTGACACCCCCCCCAAATAGCCGTCCATAATAGTGACTTGACCGGAGGGGGGTCCGTGAAATCCATAAAGCATCCCGGCGTTTTCCCGAAGCGAGCTGCCACCGCGGTGCTCCTCGCGCTGTCGATCTCGCCGGCATGGTGTCCAGAGGCGCCGGTCCTCGAGCGCCTTCAACAGGCGATGCTGGCCCCCTCGCTCGTGATGTCGCCGGAAGAGATGATCGCAATGCTCGCCCGCCACGACGTCCGGCACCTTCCAAGGGACTTCGAGGTGATAGCCCGGGCCGTCAATGATGCCAGCAGGACGACCGGCGTTTCCCCGGAGCTGGTCCTCGCCGTCATCGGAGCCGAGAGCGAGTTCCAGCTCGACGCCGTATCGAACCAGGGTGCGGTCGGGCTCATGCAGCTGATGCCCGACACAGCCCAGGAGCTGGCTGCGGAGCTCGAGATACCCTGGAGCGGGCCGGCGAGCCTGAGAGACCCCAGGACCAACGTCACCCTGGGAACGCTCTACCTTCGCAGGCTGCTCACGTCGTTCGACGACCTCGACCACGCCCTCGCGGCGTACAACCGCGGCCCCTATGCCGTCCCGGGGAGCGACCCGATCCCCGCGGGCGAGACGGCCGAGTACG is part of the Acidobacteriota bacterium genome and harbors:
- a CDS encoding DUF192 domain-containing protein — encoded protein: MRRVLTIVMLAVAPVVLTPAAEPPAPPAPKWGTVSVPSGRTLSVEVADTAYLQERGYMYRDRVPEGEGMVFLLPSLDIHPFWMKNCRTHLDIIWLDENWRIVHIAADVPPCKEDPCPTYSSMQKSHFVLEVAPGGAARLELKKGDHITYLPPPTGGA
- a CDS encoding lytic transglycosylase domain-containing protein — encoded protein: MKSIKHPGVFPKRAATAVLLALSISPAWCPEAPVLERLQQAMLAPSLVMSPEEMIAMLARHDVRHLPRDFEVIARAVNDASRTTGVSPELVLAVIGAESEFQLDAVSNQGAVGLMQLMPDTAQELAAELEIPWSGPASLRDPRTNVTLGTLYLRRLLTSFDDLDHALAAYNRGPYAVPGSDPIPAGETAEYVRRVKELLTVSDTATPSRSFGPPTPFRASQFLTL